One genomic region from Campylobacter sp. RM5004 encodes:
- the gyrB gene encoding DNA topoisomerase (ATP-hydrolyzing) subunit B, translated as MQENYAESKIKVLKGLEAVRKRPGMYIGDTNINGLHHMVYEVVDNSIDEAMAGFCNTIDIEITKEGSCIVTDNGRGIPVGLHPTENISTLTVVLTVLHAGGKFDKDTYKVSGGLHGVGVSVVNALSTKLIATVKRDGNTHRQEFSKGIPATELEVIKTTNRTGTSIEFFPDPEIFEVVEFDYDILAKRFRELAYLNPQITINFKDHRSGKSETYHYDGGISQFVSDLNKKEALTNVIAFSDEAEDVIVDIALMYNETYSETLFSFVNNIKTADGGTHEAGFRMGLTKVITNYIEANAAAREKDIKITGEDTKEGLIAIVSVKVPEPQFEGQTKGKLGSSYVRGIVNKITNDALTKFFEENPNDARAIMNKALMAARGREAAKKARELTRKKESISVGTLPGKLADCSSKDPEIREIYLVEGDSAGGSAKQGRNREFQAILPLKGKILNVEKSHLDKILKSDEIKNMITAFGCGIGEDFDIEKLRYHKIIIMTDADVDGSHIQTLILTFFFRFMKELIERGHVYLAQPPLFRYQKGQRKEIYLKDEKALNDYLIETGIENYEFSGIGTNDLKDFLKIVAAYRSILNELKKRFNVIELVRYYVENPDILALNISEIYEKSKQFLEEKGFNILNHYLSEEEVRIYVQTQSGLEEIVVNNDLFYNPYFEEASYIYKKIEERNIFTDKDFLDVLNDVEKNAKKNTNIQRYKGLGEMNPEQLWETTMDPENRRLIQIGVEDFDRASGVFNLFMGDEVEPRREYIQAHAKDVKHLDI; from the coding sequence ATGCAAGAAAATTATGCAGAAAGTAAAATTAAAGTATTAAAAGGACTAGAAGCCGTTAGAAAACGCCCAGGAATGTATATTGGCGATACTAATATCAATGGTCTTCATCATATGGTTTATGAAGTTGTGGATAACTCTATTGATGAAGCTATGGCTGGGTTTTGTAATACTATTGATATTGAAATTACAAAAGAAGGTTCTTGTATAGTTACTGATAATGGTCGTGGTATTCCTGTTGGACTTCATCCTACTGAAAATATTTCAACTTTAACCGTTGTTTTAACCGTTCTTCACGCTGGTGGAAAATTTGATAAAGATACTTATAAGGTTAGTGGTGGTTTGCACGGCGTTGGTGTATCGGTTGTAAATGCACTTTCAACTAAATTAATCGCAACAGTTAAAAGAGATGGAAATACTCATAGACAAGAGTTTTCTAAAGGTATTCCAGCAACAGAACTAGAAGTTATTAAAACAACAAATCGCACAGGAACTAGCATTGAGTTCTTCCCTGATCCTGAGATTTTTGAAGTTGTGGAATTTGATTATGATATTTTAGCTAAGAGATTTAGAGAATTAGCGTATTTAAATCCACAAATAACAATTAATTTTAAAGACCATAGAAGTGGCAAAAGCGAAACATATCACTATGATGGCGGTATTTCTCAATTTGTTAGTGATTTAAATAAAAAAGAAGCTCTAACAAATGTAATTGCATTTAGTGATGAGGCTGAAGATGTTATTGTAGATATTGCTTTAATGTATAATGAAACTTATAGTGAAACATTATTTTCATTCGTAAATAACATTAAAACTGCAGATGGTGGAACACACGAAGCAGGCTTTAGAATGGGACTTACTAAAGTTATTACAAATTATATTGAAGCAAACGCAGCAGCAAGAGAAAAAGATATAAAAATAACAGGCGAAGATACTAAAGAAGGTCTTATTGCTATTGTTAGTGTAAAAGTTCCAGAACCACAATTTGAAGGACAAACTAAAGGAAAATTAGGAAGTTCTTATGTTCGTGGTATAGTAAATAAGATTACAAATGATGCTTTAACTAAGTTTTTTGAAGAAAATCCAAACGATGCTCGTGCTATTATGAATAAAGCTTTAATGGCTGCAAGAGGTCGTGAAGCTGCAAAAAAAGCTAGAGAATTAACTCGTAAAAAAGAAAGTATAAGTGTAGGAACACTGCCTGGAAAATTAGCTGATTGTTCTTCAAAAGACCCTGAAATTAGAGAAATTTATTTAGTTGAGGGAGATAGTGCGGGTGGTTCTGCAAAACAAGGAAGAAATAGAGAATTCCAAGCGATACTTCCACTAAAAGGTAAAATCCTAAACGTAGAAAAATCACATTTAGATAAAATTTTAAAATCAGATGAAATCAAAAATATGATTACAGCGTTTGGATGTGGAATAGGTGAAGATTTTGATATAGAAAAATTAAGATATCATAAAATTATCATTATGACGGATGCTGATGTTGATGGTTCGCATATTCAGACTTTAATTCTTACATTTTTCTTTAGATTTATGAAAGAATTAATTGAAAGAGGTCATGTATATTTAGCTCAGCCACCATTATTCCGCTACCAAAAAGGTCAAAGAAAAGAAATATATTTAAAAGATGAAAAAGCATTAAATGATTATTTGATTGAAACAGGAATTGAAAATTATGAGTTTAGTGGAATTGGAACGAATGATTTAAAAGATTTCTTGAAAATAGTAGCTGCTTATAGAAGTATTTTAAATGAACTTAAAAAGCGTTTTAACGTTATTGAATTAGTTAGATATTATGTAGAAAATCCTGATATTTTAGCGTTAAATATAAGTGAAATTTATGAAAAATCAAAGCAATTTTTAGAAGAAAAAGGCTTTAATATACTAAATCACTATTTAAGCGAAGAAGAAGTAAGAATTTATGTTCAAACTCAAAGTGGTTTAGAAGAAATAGTAGTTAATAATGATTTATTTTATAATCCTTATTTTGAAGAAGCTAGTTATATTTACAAAAAAATTGAAGAAAGAAATATATTTACAGATAAAGATTTCTTAGATGTTTTAAATGATGTTGAAAAGAATGCTAAGAAAAATACAAATATTCAACGCTATAAAGGTCTAGGAGAGATGAACCCTGAGCAATTATGGGAAACTACAATGGACCCTGAAAATAGAAGATTAATACAAATTGGGGTTGAAGACTTTGATAGAGCTAGTGGAGTATTTAATTTATTTATGGGTGATGAAGTTGAGCCTCGCCGTGAATATATACAAGCTCACGCTAAAGATGTAAAACACTTAGATATATGA
- a CDS encoding EAL domain-containing protein: MIISKKIERKNRQNAAIKLIMPLLLLVFAFVYLPEFDDTNFKPLDILMVLCFIFLYFYYFVFVIYKSVKHNVIDEKTGTLLQSEFVKYLNNDDFVIFFTISNINELKLRLGFDKSDKLLKKLIDKFYAWDENLIIGRITTADFMILSNAKHKVLQHEIKKIFLEIKRERIDGVDFKCDYSIIKADTNFNKLYLEAQNRLKDDVDIDTENIITNSIISAINKNDYCLKIQRLEGDEEIYYLNYRINSDYPEKLSQAKLEDIIIKNNLEFNFYKNLLELLSREYNFDNRIMIKISPDFLRNLNFLFYLGEFFIKRPHTKGKIIFEFFENDVYYDMPRFEEIIREYRDINVSFALNRIGSPSSLEYLKRLEFEFGIFDIEFNKNIRNEKYFVIYENLYQICKSLNIKTIMRFIDNKSLLDLTKDIKFDYYQGFLFYKDKNLKEMK, encoded by the coding sequence ATGATAATTAGTAAAAAAATTGAAAGAAAAAATAGGCAAAATGCAGCTATTAAGCTCATTATGCCTTTATTATTATTAGTTTTTGCTTTTGTTTATTTACCAGAATTTGATGATACTAATTTTAAACCATTAGATATATTAATGGTTTTATGCTTTATATTTTTATATTTTTATTATTTTGTTTTTGTAATTTATAAATCAGTCAAACACAATGTAATTGATGAAAAAACAGGGACATTATTACAAAGTGAATTTGTAAAGTATTTAAATAATGATGATTTTGTTATATTTTTTACTATTTCAAATATAAATGAATTAAAACTTAGACTTGGATTTGATAAAAGTGATAAATTACTTAAAAAATTAATTGATAAGTTTTATGCTTGGGATGAAAATTTAATAATAGGTAGAATTACAACTGCTGATTTTATGATTTTAAGTAATGCAAAACATAAAGTTTTACAACATGAAATAAAAAAGATATTTTTAGAAATAAAAAGAGAAAGAATAGATGGTGTTGATTTTAAATGCGATTATTCAATAATAAAAGCTGATACTAATTTTAATAAACTTTATTTAGAGGCTCAAAATAGATTAAAAGATGATGTTGATATTGATACAGAAAATATCATTACAAATAGCATTATAAGTGCTATAAATAAGAACGATTATTGTTTAAAAATACAAAGATTAGAAGGCGATGAAGAGATATATTATTTAAATTATAGGATTAATTCAGATTATCCAGAAAAATTATCTCAAGCAAAATTAGAAGATATAATTATTAAAAATAATTTAGAATTTAATTTTTATAAAAATCTTTTAGAACTTTTATCAAGAGAATATAATTTTGATAATAGAATTATGATTAAAATATCGCCTGATTTTTTAAGAAATTTAAATTTTTTATTTTATTTAGGTGAGTTTTTTATAAAAAGACCACATACAAAAGGCAAAATAATTTTTGAATTTTTTGAAAACGATGTTTATTATGATATGCCAAGATTTGAAGAAATTATAAGAGAATATAGAGATATTAATGTAAGTTTTGCATTAAATAGAATAGGAAGTCCAAGCTCGTTAGAATACTTAAAACGATTGGAATTTGAATTCGGAATCTTTGACATTGAATTTAATAAAAATATTAGAAATGAAAAGTATTTTGTAATTTATGAAAATTTATATCAAATATGTAAAAGTTTAAATATTAAAACAATTATGAGATTTATTGATAATAAATCTTTACTTGATTTGACAAAAGATATTAAATTTGATTATTATCAAGGCTTTTTATTTTATAAGGACAAAAATCTTAAGGAGATGAAATGA
- the queF gene encoding preQ(1) synthase, producing MKEKLKYGQKEIKKIKGKKLERWENKQKNDYVIKITLPEFACLCPRSGYPDFATLYLEYIPNKWVVELKAIKLYVNSFYNKNISHEDSINKIYNTLKKRLKPKYIKLVGDFNPRGNVHTVIECCSDTEIKKEKKKDKKDK from the coding sequence ATGAAAGAAAAATTAAAATACGGACAAAAAGAAATAAAAAAAATAAAAGGTAAAAAATTAGAGCGTTGGGAAAACAAACAAAAAAATGATTATGTTATAAAAATCACTTTACCTGAGTTTGCATGTCTTTGCCCTAGAAGTGGTTATCCTGATTTTGCAACATTATATTTAGAATATATTCCTAATAAATGGGTTGTAGAATTAAAGGCTATTAAGCTTTATGTTAATTCATTTTATAATAAAAACATAAGCCATGAAGATAGTATAAATAAGATTTACAACACTCTTAAAAAGCGTTTAAAACCAAAATATATTAAATTAGTTGGAGATTTCAATCCTCGTGGTAATGTTCATACGGTGATTGAATGCTGTTCTGATACTGAGATTAAAAAAGAAAAGAAAAAAGATAAAAAGGATAAATAA
- a CDS encoding HD domain-containing protein, which translates to MISPELVLHIFKAASISRWNDFPRICNLVELDKQAHKAIIAYFLAKSEKDIDMRFLLDAIVVEFISRVIVTDIRPDVLNEIKKTKQKELDEWIQKQFSVINKNEDFLKIFNDYYNDKTHEKEKFILKAAGYLSTRYEFSFIYPNVSNYEEIKSKLDEELEDYLDILAVQKISLNQKLAKVIDLSGRLRFQKRWAQTPRIPETSVLGHMLVVAVLSYFYCLNIKACDTRFINNFFCALFHDLPESLTRDIITPVKYGIDGLSEIISDYELKLIDEKILPYVPNNIRSEFAYLLGIYNEDGKIKKDEFKNRINKDFVKLIQNPNDYNEDCFNTIDGKMLKACDKTGAFLEAIISNYYGVKSKDLMNGSLKILNDFKENPKIGEVDFYKMLKEFEVFFINPSQDTCGTHS; encoded by the coding sequence ATGATTAGCCCTGAGCTTGTTTTACATATTTTTAAGGCTGCTTCAATTTCAAGATGGAATGATTTTCCTAGAATTTGTAATTTAGTTGAACTTGATAAACAAGCTCATAAGGCAATAATTGCTTATTTTTTAGCAAAAAGTGAAAAAGACATTGATATGAGATTTTTACTTGATGCTATTGTTGTTGAGTTTATTTCTCGTGTAATTGTTACTGATATTCGTCCAGATGTTTTAAATGAAATCAAAAAAACAAAACAAAAAGAATTAGATGAATGGATACAAAAGCAATTTAGTGTAATTAACAAAAACGAAGATTTTTTAAAAATTTTTAATGATTATTATAATGATAAAACCCATGAAAAAGAGAAGTTTATTTTAAAAGCTGCAGGGTATTTATCAACTAGATATGAGTTTTCATTTATATATCCAAATGTTAGTAATTATGAAGAAATTAAGTCTAAATTAGATGAAGAATTAGAAGATTATTTAGATATTTTAGCAGTTCAAAAAATATCACTAAATCAAAAATTAGCTAAGGTTATTGATTTAAGTGGGCGTTTAAGATTTCAAAAGCGTTGGGCTCAAACACCTAGAATTCCAGAAACAAGTGTTTTAGGTCATATGTTAGTTGTTGCAGTTTTAAGTTATTTTTATTGTTTAAATATTAAAGCTTGTGATACTAGATTTATTAATAACTTCTTTTGTGCTTTATTTCACGATTTACCAGAGAGTTTAACAAGAGATATTATCACACCTGTTAAGTATGGAATTGATGGTTTAAGCGAGATTATAAGTGATTATGAACTTAAATTAATTGATGAAAAGATTTTACCTTATGTTCCAAATAATATTAGAAGTGAATTTGCTTATTTGTTAGGAATATATAATGAAGATGGTAAGATTAAAAAAGATGAATTTAAAAATAGAATTAATAAAGATTTTGTTAAATTAATCCAAAATCCAAACGATTATAACGAAGATTGTTTTAATACTATTGATGGAAAAATGCTTAAAGCTTGTGATAAAACAGGAGCATTTTTAGAAGCTATTATTTCTAATTATTATGGCGTTAAATCAAAGGATTTAATGAATGGTTCTTTAAAGATTTTAAATGATTTTAAAGAAAATCCTAAAATTGGTGAAGTTGATTTTTATAAAATGTTAAAAGAGTTTGAAGTATTTTTTATAAACCCAAGCCAAGACACTTGCGGCACACACTCTTAA